A segment of the Coffea arabica cultivar ET-39 chromosome 8c, Coffea Arabica ET-39 HiFi, whole genome shotgun sequence genome:
ATGGGATCCCAAACTTGGATGTAAGGAGTTAAAAAATTAGCTGTTATAGATGTCAGAAAAAGGTTTTTTGCATAAATGAAGAGCTGGAATTGTATATTATATAGTGTAAGCACCCAAACCTTCAGATTAGCTGTGCATGATGATATTATGCATCTGACTGCCCATGTGGATTCAGCTTGTGGATGTGTTGGAAGCCTTGGATTCTAGGGAATGCCCCATGCATGTGATGGACTCTATAATCCCTGTTATGCTTTGTGCAAAACCTGATGTGTTGAACTTCTTCTTAATATTATCATGCTGGTTGACAGGGGATCCATATACAGAGGTGAATATGGGTAAAGTTCTAAAATTATGCCTCTGCTTGTGGGGATATATGTGGCTTCACCTGATGCATCATATTGAAATTCCTGTGCTACAAATGTGATATTCATGAATCATTCATTTGGCTATGTCTTGAAAACAAGGTATAATTTATGCATTGAGCAATTCCTTCAGGGTGAAGGAAGGAAGAAGCATATTGGTaggattctggaattttttagaACTACACAAGGAGAGGATTACTTCAGGGTTCAATGGTATTTCAGAGTTGAAGATACAGTGAGTGTGCTTCACCTATCTCCTGCTTTTACCAAAACTCACCGTTCACTCTTTTCAGCTTATGGATGTTTTGGATTGCTTCAGGTTATCAAAGAAGCTGCTACTTTTCATGACGAGAAGCGGATATTCTACTCGACTATGATGAATGATAATTTGCTTGATTGCATTCTCTCCAAGGTTCACGTAGCAGAAATACCACTCGCAGTATGCTCCAATTTTGAAAGTTTCCATTTGCAagttttcttgagttatatTACCTCATACACATTTTCTTAATTCATGCATTATCAGTTTTATTGTTGTGTTTTCTCTTCCCCTTCTAAGTTGTTCATCTTGTTCCTGTTGTGCACAGTTTCCTTCTTTTTGTTGTAATTTTGTTCATATATCAGGTAGGCCTTGAACCAGACACTATTCCACCGGCTGACTTTTATTATGATATGGAGTACAGTGTGGAATATTCAACATTCCACAACCTGCAGACAGGTAAGTAGTACTGATAAGATGTTACATTTGTATGGTGACTCCATCCttgcttgattttgaaaataaaagaacaaaaatcTGTGCCAAACCCATTGGTATTTATTGTGTAGAAAGCTTTTTTCGATAATTGATGGTGTCACTTGCTCATCCTGCCCCCACTACTGGCAATAAGAGATGACGCACAAATATGCATACAAACACGTAACTTGCTATATACATAATACGCTCATTAAATGatccttttccttttatttctttctGCAATATTTGCTCTTCTATCAAATCTGCACAGGAAGTACAGATACCATTGATGACTGAAGCCTATGACTGCTAAGAATGTAACACGGTTCTTATGCTTCTATTCTCTTTAACTGTCACAGATAACTCCTACAAGATTGATGATTCACATTCACTTCAACCTGTTGAAGGTTTCCATGCTCCAATTACTGCAACACATTTGGAGGTTTTCTCTGGTTCTGGGCCTCTCAAATCAGAGTTGGCCCTATTGGACTTATACTCTGGTTGTGGCGGGATGTCCACTGGATTGGGGATTGGTGCCAAGGTCTCTAGTATAGATGTTGTGACGGTAATATTTGGCCCTATATACTGCCAAGTCTAAAGTACTATATTGATGTCATTTATGGGTCCACAATCGAATTCTTTAGTAtgttcttcctttgttttagaGATGGGCAGTTGATCTTGAAAAATCTGCATGCGACAGCTTGAAGCTAAATCATCCAGAAACTCAAGTTAGTAATTTCTGTCCGCTGTTGGATAATATACTCTTAGTTTGAGTCTGCAGCCTTCATAGGAGAATGAACTAGAACTATCTTTTCATGTATAGGTTAGAAATGAGTCTGCCGAAGATTTTCTTGAGCTGCTGAAAAGATGGAAACAATTATGTGAATCTTACATTTTCAATGACTTAAAGAACCCCCCTGAAGCTGGCCCAGATAACCAGATAGAAGGGGAAAGCAATGAAACCTCAAAGTTGGCTAATGAGGACCCTTATGGAGAATATGAAGTTTCATGTCTAGTTGACATTTGTTATGGTGATCCCAACGAAACAGGAAAGCACGGGCTCCACTTTAAGGTACTTATCCGATGTTTAGGATTTTGTGGTACTATAAGTAACATTTATCTTGGATATGGAGTTCTACAATGCGTGGCCACTGACTTGAGTACTTTTGCCGGTCTGTGAGTGATCCAGCATGACTGTTGGTCAAGGAATTACTGATAGAAATGCCTTTATAACTCTTTTGTTTCCTGGTCAGTAACTTCATATGTTATTTTCGATGTTCATATGAGTGAATGCCAATGGAAAGCTTCTGATCCTGTAAGTCAGACTGTTGTAGAGTGTAAAATAAGGGCATATGATTCTAAACCGTTAGCATTGTGCTGATTCTACAAGCTTAAAACACCTGCACATAAGATTCAACATCTAAGATGATATATTTGGTTATCTCATGTTCACATGCTAAATGCAGCTATTACAAATTTCTTTCAAGGTCGAAGAGCTGaaaattgttttaaaaaaatttgtttttgttaATCTCAATGAGGATTAAACCATGATGTGGTCAAATTAACAAATTGATCAACTAATTGTAAATATACAAGTCTGCAAAATTTTGTCTGTTGCATGCTACTGTATAAAGCACCTATTGATCTGTTCGGCATAGTGTTAAAGGAGCAGACTCAGTGATTCTTGAGGAGAAGCAGCCAGTTCATCTATACTTCATCAAGAATTATATGAAGCCTTCCGTTCTATCTATCATTAAGTGTTAAGCTGACTTGTTTAGTATTCTACAATTCTTATTATACTCTCCTGaaattaatttgattttgaGGAGTAAGTTTTCTTGGTTATGACATTTTCTGCACATGGCTGATTTAACAGGTTCGCTGGAAAGGATATGGTCCTGATGAAGATACATGGGAGCCATTTGAAGGGTTAAGGTATCCTGCCTATATATAGTGGCCTTGTTTTActtcaattaaaataaataattacttTGACATTTTTTACTATAAATATGTTTAAACTTGTTACTCCTGTGACTCACTGATTTCCATTTCTGGTATTCTCTTAATTCTTTCCGTCttttgaaacttcattattgGTCTATGCCAATATGGGTGATGAGAGCAGTTACTACCCTAGATATGAGATAATGCTTACTGATGCGAATTTTTCAGCAATTGTCAAGAACGGATACAGGATTTTGTCAGAAATGGATTAAGATCTAAAATCTTACCTCTTCCAGTAAGTTACTTAAGCCAATTGTCTGATTTGTGTTGGTCCATTCATACTAGTGATATCAATATACCGTTACCTTTATATGTTTTAGGGTCATGTTGATGTCATTTGTGGGGGACCTCCTTGCCAAGGCATTAGTGGCTATAATCGCTATCGCAATGTCGAGGATCCTTTGACCGATGAAAGGAATCAGCAGATTGTGGTTTTTATGGACATAGTGGAATTCTTGAAGCCCAAGTTTGTCCTTATGGAAAATGTGGTTGACATTTTGAGGCTTGATGGAGCTTCTCTAGGAAGATATGCATTAAGTCGTTTAGTGCATATGAAATACCAAGCAAGGCTAGGAACTATTGCTGCTGGTTGTTACGGCCTTCCACAATTCCGCTTACGCGTTTTTATATGGGGTGCACTTCCAAGTGAGGTGGATATATTACCCCATTTATATTACAATACGTGAAGCCAAACTTGATTCTTGCAGATATGCTACTAGTGATAAAATAGCCCttcctattcttttttttatccTCCATGACTTCTTTCAGTTAAATTATGGTGTTAATTAGAATTGAAatgtcaaaaaaattttaaaaaaatgaaaagcttaATTGCACTCCAGATAAGAGAAGGGCAGTCTCATTAGTTGTCTTTTGCCTGTGCAGAGATTACCTCCATTTCCACTTCCTACACATGATGTAGTTGTAAGATATTGGCCTCCACCAGAATTTGAGGTATTCATATATCTAGCGTTTCTACTGCTGTGCATTTATCCATGCAGATGTTATCTCTATTTCCACTTCCTACACCTAATATTGCATTCTAATTTGCCCCCATCATCGCAGAGGAACACTGTTGCTTATGACGAAGGCCAACCTCGCAAACTTGAGGAAGCTGTTTTTCTTCAGGACGCAATCTCTGACCTTCCAGCTGTATGCTTATGGACTTTGGACGCGgcatatttcatttttttaatttccaaaatttattctcaTTCAATCTTATTTGTAGGTCACAAACCATGAATCTCGTGAGAAGATGGCATATGACAAGCCTCCAGGGACTGATTTCCAAAGATACATAAGATTGAGTAAAGAAGGTAATGCTTTTGCATCTTAGGCCAAAGTATGTGCTATTTAAATTATTACTGGCTGTTCTCTTTATGCACTTTCAATCATTGCATGTATTTAGTGTGGAACTATGTAATTTTCTCAGTGCTTTTGAGTTTGTCCATTCTGGTTTGCTGAATCTGTTTCATTTCCTGACTTTGTCTATTGTGTTACATGAAACTTAGGTTCTATCAGTTGCTAACAGTTGGATATGAAATACCAAAAGCCATGGTAAAGATATCCTGTATGCTTTCTGAGTGACTACAACCATGATATGATCGTGCCATATTACGTCGTGCCACCTTCTTATAGAAGTAGTTGGAGCCCTCAATATGCTTACTTGGTCTCATGTGATTAATTATTGTTAGAATAAGCTGTCAGAGCTCCAGCTTTCAGTTTAATGCTAATGTTGTCAATGCACTTCAACTTTGAGTATCTTCTTCTTTTAATACTTAAAATGCCATTGTGCTTAACACTTTGCAGAGGGCACAAGCCACAGAAAAGGTAATTACTTTATAGCTAAATGTGAGGCCAGCAGATTAGGATTTAGGAGCAGTGATAGTTGActtatttgaaatgtgaggAGAAGCATGTATGAGATTAAATTGTTTCAAAGCCCCTTACTCCCTTCTTCGTCCTTCCATTCCTAGTTTGACCAAAAAGCTTACAGATGATTTTGCAATTGTAGTCTACTATAAATGGGGACCACATTTGGTACCATTGACATCTTATCAAAGGAAAGTTTGTACGCAACTTATTTCTCTTGCAGAACTGTTGCTTCCAACccccaaaagaaaatgaatcacTGGATGACTTAAATCAACCACATAAACTAATAAAAGATTGAGGAAGAAATGCTCAACTAACTTAATTGTTTTAGCCAATAAGGCAATCATATAGCAAATTGTTGAAATGGTGTAGAGTATTGTCCGGATATCTGTATTGCAGAACAGAATTCATTTCTTATTTGCCTAGGTTAATAATGCTGTAACAGATTCTAAGTGCAAATTGCCAATTTTGATACTGATGAAGAATAGTTTTAACTGTTTCGAGAGTTTAGAAGTACATTGGAATTCTACTTGAGAGATAACCAGGCAATTTTCTTGGTGAAGGTGGCTAGTGAATATTGTCACATGACATGTACTTGGATGTCCCTAAGATGACAtgacaatttaaaaaaaaatagaaaagaaagaaagaaattagaAACCAGATCAGGTCTTTTTGTCTTTCTTGATGATCagattatataaaaaaaaattagaaaccaGAGCAAATgtatataaaaaagaaagaaagaaattagaAACCAGAGCAGCTCTTTTTGTCTTTCTTGATGATCAGatgtatataaaaataaaatgtattCCAATACTATCCCTCTCATCTTGGTTGAGAACATGTCCAGTGGTTTCTCTGTGACTTAGAAATATTTGCATTGATCTTGTTTCAGATTTGGAATTACATTGATAAAGAGACGTGAGCTCTTGTTATTCGTTCAAGAATGCTAATGTGAGCATATCAAAAATCTTTTTGGCACTTATAATTTCCGACTCTTCTTTCTTTGTATCTCTAGATTTCTAAGTACATACACACTGTTTGTACAAAAACCTTTTGCATTCTTCTAGTTTTGATAACACATTTGTTGTACTAGTTTGAGGCTTGAGGATTTCCATGTAGATGTGCAATTTTGTGTATAAGGCGGTCAGCAGCCTGATAGAGCACGTTACTCTGTTTACCTTGACAATTTTGCACTTAATTCCATCCTCTTGTTGCTTTATTAATGGTTTAGCAGTTGATATATGATATATGTGTCACTATGCTAAATATCTTAGATGATTGTGTTGCTTGCAGATATTTGAAAAGTGGAAGTTGGCTAAATTTATCTAGTATCATAAGTTTAGGTGTTAGCATTAACTACACTAAAATGTCCTTGGACCAAGCTGGTTAACTTAAGATCACATGCATGGACGATATACCTTTGCTGTAAACAAATGCCTACAGCTAGTTACTAAGTGCATTTATAGATTTTCTTGTCTTTAAATCTCCTTTCTTTCATGTATTATTGTTCATTTACCTGATGCATGTAAAATCGTGTGCATTAAATTCCTATTGGTGCACAACTTGTTCACATATTTATTTGCAACACAAAATTTTCCAATTGTAAGTTTGACAGAAGGCATGATGAATCCTTCTGTTCTGGTTTATGCACTTGATATGTGTGGGCAGATGCGCGAGGCCAAAAATTGACTATCTTAATTCTATTAATCACATCTGTGAGCAGAGATGATGGATTCCACGCCTATTCAAGTTACAGAAGCAAAAGAGCAGATGCTATATGATCACAGGCCCTATCGTTTGAACGAGGATAACTACCTACGAGTCTGTCAAGTCCCTCACAGAAAGGtaaattgaaatgtttctttcTTCACTTCACTTTAAGCCTCTTGTGGTGTCTAATTCCTTATTCTTGCAGGGTGCTAATTTTAGAGACCTCCCTGGGGTGATTGTGGGAGATGACAATGTTGTTCATCGAGATACAACCAAAGATACTTTTGTTCTACCTTCTGGGGGGCCAATTGTAAATCCCTTTATTTTAACTTGTAAAACATTTTGCTGTTTACATTAAAGTTGATTTTCTATATCAAAAGCTGTCAATCAATGGTGTCAGTTGCATTTGGTTATCTTTGGGATGATAAACTGtctaactctctctctctctctctctctctctcttcgatTGTGCATAGTTACTCATCATTTGTCCAGTATATGCTGAAGCATATTTATGCACTGTTTTCATTTCTTGGCTCTTGAAGATACACATCTTCTTTTGCTTGAATCAGAAAATGAACTCTATTTGCTGAACTCCCACTAGTGACTTCTTACTGATGGCTTCAAGGTGGTGCTTAAGATGTGTAAAAAAAATGTTcatgaaactcttcaagttGTCTATACTGAAGGAAAGTCATCTGTTTATccatataaatgtatattgCACAACCTTAGTCGCATAAATGCATAATTAACCCAAGAATCTCTAAAACATTCTGGTCAGTTGTTTCTGATCGCTTACTCCTTCGCGCAATAACAGCTCTGCCACCTTGTATTACCTGAACTAATAAGAAGTAAATTAGACCCATATCATGCTGTCTTCTAAACATCTTCATCATTTCTTATGACCGTATTGCTAACAAACTGCACTTTCTTCCagatttattgtgaaatatgttctCAATCTATCAAAAAGACAGATCTCATTTTATAGAacttgaaattgaaaattttgactttGATGTTCCATATGTCCACACTCCTTCTAGATGCTGGACTGGGTTTTCAGATCTTCCCGAGTGAAATACCACAAAAACAGTCTGGAGAAAAGCTATAAACTCTTTTCTTTGTAATTTTATAAAGCAAATCCTGATAGCTCTGAAAATCAGTGACCATCAACTGTTTTTATCGACTTGCAGGTTCCAGATTGTGTCTTTACCTTTGAGAAAGGGAAGTCTAAAAGGTTTGCAATGCTCTACATCAACATCCAACTTCTAATACTTGAGTTTTTCTTGCTTTCTGATGTATTTCTGAATCTTTGATTGTGGTTAGGCCTTTTGCAAGATTATGGTGGGATGAAACTGTGCCTACTGTATTAACTTTCCCCCACCACCGGTCCCAGGTAATGTTAAAAGCGTTGTTTGCTGATCatctttcttttgaaaaatgaaagaaagccTGAGAAAGGTCTAAGAGCACACCATCTATCTGCAAATGTCTAAAGTCTGTTACAACAATGCAGGCTATTCTACATCCTGAGCAAGACCGAGTACTCACTGTACGCGAGTGTGCAAGGCTACAAGGGTTCCCAGACTTTTACAGGTTCTGTGGGACTATTAAAGAAAGGTATTCATAGCTCAACAAGAATTTTCTATTGACAGATTTATCTCGAATGCCAAATCCTTcctctatggtttatgcatgcaATGAAATGTCCCTGTGAATAACACAGTGGCATCCTGTAATAGTGGGCCTCTCTGTATCTTAGTTCCTATAGTTTATGACGATGTTTAGAATTTCTTTCTATTCAACAGCTGATTTGCTAGTTTATGAGAACAGGTCTTTGTTAACTACAAGTTGAACTGTTTAAGCAGAAAATACAGTGATGTAGATAATACACGTTGGAAGAATAGGAGGAAAAACATATCAGATAGTATGTGCAGTCCAAACTAAAACTTTGAGTCCATTTGTCATGAAGCCAACAAAAAGAACTTCTACATCCCATGCGTCTATGAAAAGAAATATAGTGACAACTTTTGCTGGCAGGGCAGCAAGCAAGACAAAATAAATGGGAATGGATGatatttgtgaattttttattttctttattggaaagAAGTTCTGTCAGACTCTTTGACTTCAAGTCTGTTGTTGCTCAATTAGGATTAGAAAAATGGAGAGCTGCTTGTTGTCAGCAAttgttcatttttcttttgttgttccTAAAGTGGGGGATTATTTGGTTGATTATAATATTCTAGTGACTCATCGCATGGTTCGAGTGGTAAACAAATTGACCTGTCTCAACTAATGGATAGTTGTTATATTTGTTTGTGGTTCATTATACCGCGAAGCCCACTAGGATTTAATGCATCTTTTGTGCTATTTCAGATTCTGTCAAGTTGAAAATGCTCTAGCTATTAATGCATCTTTTGTGCTATTTCAGATATTGTCAAATTGGAAATGCTGTAGCTATACCTGTTGGAAAAGCATTAGGATATACACTTGGGATGGCATTTCAAAATCTCTGTGGTGATGAACCACTCTTAACCCTACCTTCCAATTTCTCCTTCCTGCaagctttaaaggatgaaattgTTGTTTTGAGAAATTGACACTCTTGATATGTATATTACTTCTATGTCTCATATGTGGCATATTACAACATTTTTaaggcaattccaattcctTTAGCATGATTAGTTTTTCACCCTAGACATTCAATTGTTGTTTAAACATTATTTGTTCTGTAATTGAAGATACATGAAGATGCTTCTTTGTAACTAAATAATTAGACTCAATATTGTGTAAGGATGTTGCTTTTTTTAGCACAAATTAGGCAATATTTATACCTATTTTGGTCTCATTCTTTAATGAAATCTTGAATTGTGTTGCTGAGTAATGAGGCTATATTTACATTTGTTGTTGAATTTCTAGTATTActtgagctcgactcgagttaaAATACTTGGATTCAAACTTGACCTCGAGCTCATCGAGCTCTTGAAAGTTAAGATCAAACTTGAGCtcgattttattttgcattacttaaggtcgaactcgagctcatgCTTATCGAGTCCAATTGAGTCTAATCGAGCTtaagaaatataaatttatattttatataattttaaacaagGGACAAAATAGACATTTCATACTAAtagatgaaaaataaaaaaaaaacatatatgaAGCTCGATTGATATCCGATTAAACTAGACGAGCTTTCGAGCTTCCTATattaagctcgagctcgactcgtcgAGTAGTTTGAGCTGCTCGAACTTGTCGAGCTCGATTCAGTTAAtgcgagttcgaactcgagttttGATCAAGTAAGTTCgcaaaatatttgattaaacTTGACTCGTTTACACCCCTAATTATGGGGCATACTTTGCATTTAATTTTATAGGAAACACAACAAACTAGCAAATATTTGCCTAACCCGATCTCAAGTTATGGGAAATCTTTGGATCAAATAATGGTAAACCACTTATTTAGTCGTTCAACTTTATTACTACAAGAGATTTAGGCTCGTTCACAAAATGGATGAAATGGAATGACTCATCTTTGGATTATTATTCGTTTGCTTCATAAACCGGATGATATGGGATGACTCATCCTTGGACTATTAATCTCAAGTTGAGTTATCCTTAAATTAATAATTCATGTTATCTAGTTTCACATTATCTAGAATTTGGTTGGATCTGAATTAGATAGGATATGTTGAAAATTAGTCCTATCCAATGTTTGGTTAGAGATAGAATGAGGTATTATTACTATTTCAATGACCAAAGTGTCCCTTAATTTGTAGCATCgctttaataaaataatttaataacttaTAACTTTTATTAGAATAGAGTAGCTTGAAACATTAGAATTATAAAGTAAATCAAGACTATTGGTATATAAAATTTTACATTCACTCAAACTCAACCCATTCAAGCCCGTAAAAATAAGTTTTGACTGAGTTTTTGAACCTAAATttgaaatccaattaaataataggTCGAGTTTTGGCTAAATTaggattaaatgaaataaaacctAACCCATTTAAGAGTTTTAAATGAATTGAACTCAAGCCAATttagaagattttttttttttgaataagttTGAACTTATTGAAATCCTCATTCACAAAGTTCAATTGATAGAGTTATGTATTTATGCAGAATTTGATTGAGAAAATATGGTTAGTAAGAACAATTCAGTCCAAGGGCAGTTTGGTCCTTTTATTACAATGTTAGTAGAGTCAGATtagtcaaaaaaattaaaataacgaataggggcaaattagtcaaaaaaattttagtataaTTAGCAGGGGCAACTTAGTCCATTTCTTATCATATTGTTATGTGAGAGCATGGTTATATAATAATGAGTATGAATTTGTAGCATTCACAAGAGTAATAAGTTCAACTTTTGTTATGTTGATAATaggggtaaattagtcaaaaaaacttcaaaattaaTCAATAGTGGCAAATTAGTCCATCATGTTTTATTATCATGTGAGAGTAGGGTTATATAATTATTAGAATATAAATTTgtattatttgtcaaaataaaTCAGTCTAAAATTTTATCATCCTATCTCTTAGTCATTTCAAAATAACTAATACCACTTCCCCAATTGAATTATTTTACCCCATAaataggaattttttttttggagaattggcgagctttatataataaaataagaatttaCATTCTAACCGTTAATTTTCCCCTCTTATCTTCATCTACAATTCTAAGAAGATCAGGGGGGAAATTTGACTCAAAAATAACTTTATCCACCCTATTGAGATAACTAGCCATAAAGTCAGCAGTTTGATTACATTGGCGATATACAAAATATATAGTCAACTCCTTGAAGCAAGAGATTAAATCCTTTTTATATCAGAATATGCAACTAGATCCCTCCAAGGACAGTCAATTTTGCTATTTAAGATATCTGCAGCGAGCTTTGAATCAGTGCGAACCTTTATACGTTTCCATCCTTTGAGTTTAGCAAACACCAATGCTTCCTTGATGGCTTCCAACTCATGGATTAATATTAAGTCTGCGCCTACTCCAATAGCCCCAGCTGCTAAGATGTCACCATTCTCATCTCTAAGGATGAACCCCCTATGTCTCCCCGGactgatccatcacaattcaagCATTTAATTCCAGGTTTGGGAGCTTCCCATTTGCACCAGaataggtttgtttggattgtgttttatttccccaattttatctgcttacatcatcattacaattttcaatacacctttttatctttccaattacctttttatctcacacacatcacatcacaaaaagtgttacagtaaaaatattccaaataaaacacaatccaaacaaaccctagTTGGATGAAAGAAAGCAGCTTGAAGTCTCCATTTTGTGGCTAAGGATCTGTTGCTCACGTTGTCCTTAATTTCACAGTTTCTCCCAAtcttcttttgtacttgatctATAACAGTCTGGGCTAATGCTGTTGGTGATCTGCTTTCCTGGCAAAACAAGTGGTTGTTCCTTTCTTGCCATATAAAATAGACAGCAGCACAAAAAGATAGCTTACATAAGAGACCCTTTAGCTCTGCCCCTCTGATATGTGAACAAAGCCAATTGAGAGTTTGTGACCAATTTTGAGTCTGATTGAAAGTCAGCCCAAGAAGATTAAGGAGAATCTTCCACACAACCTTACTATAAGAGCAGTGAAAGAATAGGTGGTAAACAGTTTCAATATGCAACTCATATAAGCAACAGGTCCCATCATTTGTAACACCATATTCACACAACTTGTCTTTTGTTTGGAGTGCTTCTCTTAATGCTAGCCAAGCAATGACAGAATATCTTGGTACTAAACCTTTAAACCAGATCAGATTATACCAATGAACTCTTTCCTGTCGTGTCCGGATAGCATTCCAAGCAGATTTGGTAGTGAGGTTCCCAGACGGTGAGGGTCTCCAAATGATTCTATCTTGCTGGTTCTTCAATCTTGTAATAGAGTGTAATTCCTGCCAAAAGATGCTTAAACATGGAAGAGTTATATCCGGTGGTCTCCATTGCTCTCCGTGGATAATGTTTGAAACTTTGTCGAACTTGCAATCCAAAGTAATCAACGGAGTAGCCCAAGTGAAGGAATTCCAAATGACACCTCGAGGATGCCATGGTTCAAGCCAGAGATGAGTAGAACTACCATTGCCGATAAGATGAGTAATCAACTTTGAAGCTTCACCCCTGATCTTAAGTATGCTACAGGTAGCCCACGAGCATGAGTGAGGAGTTTTCATAGTCCAGATAGAGTATTTTTTGAGGTATCTTTCCTTAAACCAGAGGACCCATAGTGTCTTTTTAGAGGATGCAATACGCCATAGATACTTCTTGAGGTTGGTTGTATTGCATTCAGCGAGTTTTTGTATCCCAAGTCCTCCTTCCTGTTTCGGAATTGTGACTTTTTTCCAACTAACTTTGCTCGAGCAGGGCCAACATCAGAGCCTGTCCAAAGGAATTTGCATAGCATTTGCTCTAATTTGTCTCTGATAGGAAATTGATTTGGCTAGTTGGGATGTATAATCTCATATATAAAATACAACCAAATATGGGATGACAAGGATAATTCAATCCTATGTCATTCCATAAACCAAATGattagtccctaaacttttatTTTACAATTTAGTGTTATATTGCTTTAGTTTTAGCCTATCTAAACCTTCTAGCCAAAGTCTCAAGTTTCAATTTTAAATAAACATTATCACTATTAATTCACCAATTAATTAGACCAGGTTATTTATTCACTAATATGTTGGACCAATACACATGCATGTGCATATGAGGCATATATCAATAGTAGATGTGTGTATAGGTATATGTTCTAGATTTGTATATGGCTAACGAAAATAGTGCATAACATATTTTTTATGGCTAACGAAAATAGTGAATAACATATTTTCATTCTTGTTTTTGTgcatatttgtttggatagtgattTATTTGTCAAATGTTATTTGC
Coding sequences within it:
- the LOC113706827 gene encoding putative DNA (cytosine-5)-methyltransferase CMT1 isoform X1 encodes the protein MATGKQPKDCNQLTSIIRRKSPRLLSSSRASSTPEAKPILNKKKKSRAASVNSEKSIVLSMHLENEEAEAIPLQIYDPNLEVKCLRRSPRYTTNKYRSSSESKLLALPSSASTTPEIQRRRSPRFLSEGKSANLTEMGGGFFGGSKKRLRFEENRSALHGSANGSGSKKVKVDFERLRKSPRSNKSLDEDGNGNLNRGFLALPKPGSSGKSDLRKCKLSGKSLRKSPRLNPDMCGELLALPEPGSSVEKLVSHEKRLRNRIITMHVGKEKEKAQKSGSERMDSAEGNESSNVSEKLLRSRKIRFKLPEASPKSELKAGSFGGSDKNNVSQKRLRSRKIEFKLTQISPNSDFAESSSGGSDFGDMGKKRLRNNGIEFELPEALENNNSIDDDVDVSDDSEKIETELVDVSAVENCEVAVLSEKFLRSRKIAYQIVGNEKVQEKSSLKKRGITRNKEPPVENKIPQKRERERKSVAFFVGEPIPEEEARERWRWRYDLKSHRSKNEGWILNAGEEDETILNVDFHYAQANVDGCVLSIGDCAYIKGEGRKKHIGRILEFFRTTQGEDYFRVQWYFRVEDTVIKEAATFHDEKRIFYSTMMNDNLLDCILSKVHVAEIPLAVGLEPDTIPPADFYYDMEYSVEYSTFHNLQTDNSYKIDDSHSLQPVEGFHAPITATHLEVFSGSGPLKSELALLDLYSGCGGMSTGLGIGAKVSSIDVVTRWAVDLEKSACDSLKLNHPETQVRNESAEDFLELLKRWKQLCESYIFNDLKNPPEAGPDNQIEGESNETSKLANEDPYGEYEVSCLVDICYGDPNETGKHGLHFKVRWKGYGPDEDTWEPFEGLSNCQERIQDFVRNGLRSKILPLPGHVDVICGGPPCQGISGYNRYRNVEDPLTDERNQQIVVFMDIVEFLKPKFVLMENVVDILRLDGASLGRYALSRLVHMKYQARLGTIAAGCYGLPQFRLRVFIWGALPSERLPPFPLPTHDVVVRYWPPPEFERNTVAYDEGQPRKLEEAVFLQDAISDLPAVTNHESREKMAYDKPPGTDFQRYIRLSKEEMMDSTPIQVTEAKEQMLYDHRPYRLNEDNYLRVCQVPHRKGANFRDLPGVIVGDDNVVHRDTTKDTFVLPSGGPIVPDCVFTFEKGKSKRPFARLWWDETVPTVLTFPHHRSQAILHPEQDRVLTVRECARLQGFPDFYRFCGTIKERYCQIGNAVAIPVGKALGYTLGMAFQNLCGDEPLLTLPSNFSFLQALKDEIVVLRN